In the genome of Primulina eburnea isolate SZY01 chromosome 13, ASM2296580v1, whole genome shotgun sequence, the window GAATGGCTGAAGAAAGCAATAGGGCATCCGTCTTGCTGGAGTACGGCCCCAATACCCAAGTCCGACGCATCACACTCCACAACAAAGGTTTTGGAAAAATTCGGAAGGGTGAGAACCGGTGTTGTAGTGAGGGCGTTTTTGAGTTTCTCAAATGCCGTGGTGGACTCCGGGGACCATTTGAAGGAATTTTTCCGAAGTAGAGCGGTTAGCGGTGCAGCAATCAATCCATAGTCCCGGACAaaacggcgataatatcctgttAAACCAAGGAACCCACGTAAAGCTGTTGGTGAGGTTGGCTGTGGCCAATCTGCGATGGCCTCGATTTTGGACATATCAACTTTAGCCCCTGATTGTGAGATCACATGGCCCAAGTATGCAACTTCCGGTTGAGCAAAGAAACACTTGGAGAGTTTTAAGAACAACTGGTGTTGCTTGTAGCATAGTGAGAACTATGTGTAAATGATGTAGATGACTTTCCCATGTAGGgctataaatcaaaatatcgtcAAAAAATACGAGAACAAATTTCCGTAGATAGGCTTGGAACACATAGTTCATGAGAGCCTGGAATGTAGCTGGCGCGTTGGTGAGACCGAATGGCATAACCACAAATTCGTAGTGCCCATGATGTGTTCGGAATGCTGTTAAGGGAATGCTGCCGGCATCCATGCGAATTTGGTGATACCCTGCTCGTAAATCGAGTTTTGTAAAGAAAGAAGCGCCAAATAATTCGTCCAATAGTTCCTCGATGATGGGTATAGGAAACTTGTCTTTGACTGTCTTAGCGTTTAGAGCTCGGTAATCCACACAAAACCTCCAAGTTTTATCTGCCTTGGGAACTAGGATGACTGGTGAGGAAAACGACGAACTACTGTGGCGAATAAATCCCTTGGAAAGCATGTTGGTACATTGCCTTTCTATTTCATCCTTCTGGGAATGTGCATAACGATACGGGCGGACAGCAATGGGGCTCGTCCCGTGTTCGAGAATGATTTTGTGACCGAAGATACGGATGGGCGGTAGGTCCGAAGGTTCTTCAAAGACTGCTGAAAATCCTAGGAGAAGACCGTGGAGATCATGATCCAAATCCTTCTGCACTTGTATGGTGGTGAGCTGGCCACTTGATCTAGGCTGGTTCTTGGCATTTCCCTGAAGAGTAACTTGCTGTCCCTGGGACAAAAATTGCATACACTTTTTGCTGAAGTCCCATTGAATGGGTCCCAACAGTTGGAGCCAATTGACCCCTAGAATCGCCCCAAAACCACCCAAGGGAATAATAACGAAATCGATGCAAAATTTATGTTCTCCCAATCTTAAAACCACGTTATGACATATTTCTGCACATGGGATTCGTCGCCCATTTGCCACCAAGTCCCGGAGAGTGGATTTGGTTTCCATTGAGAGTCCCAGACTCTGAGCCAATGGTTTATCCAGGAAGCAATGCGTGCTGCCCGAATCAATTAAGACAAGGAGTGATTTGCGTGAGATTGATCCCTTGATTTGCATGGTTTGCGCCCCCTGTGGTCCTGTTAAAGCATGAATCGAAACCACTGGCTCTTCTTCATCAAAAGGAGGGTTCTGGTCATCCTTGTGTGTTTCATCCTCTACTGTTTCTATCCAAAATAACCTTTTACAGCGGTGCCCTAGGAGATATAATTCATCGCAATTATAACACAGCCCTTTTGCTTTGTGTTCCTCCATCTCGGAGCGATTTAATCGCCGGATAAATGGACCCGTTGGTGGTTGGGCAGTAGGACGTCGGGTAGTGGCTGTAGTGTTGGAAAAACGCGCACCAAAGCGCACATCATATAACCGCGCAAGGCGCATTGCCCTTGGTAAGTCCAGCGGCAGATGGATGAGGACCTCCGCTGCAATGCCCTCATGTAGTCCGCTAATAAAGAGTTCCACCAGCTGCTCTTGTGATAGGTTGGTCGTTCTCGCCATTAAGTGTTCGAACTTCTTCTGATAGTCTTCCACGGAACTCGTTTGTCTTAATTTAGATAGTTCTCCCAATTTGGTGCAGCGTAGGATTGGGCCGAAACGTAAGTGGCATTGCTCTTTGAATTCATTCCATGTCATGTTGGGGCTTGTTTTCTTCCACCTTCAGGAACCATAATTGCGCATCACCCTCCAAATGAAATGCTGCGATCCCTACTCGATCGTGGACCGGCGGGTTCTGATGTCTGAAGAGAAATTCACAGTGGGTGAGCCACCCGAGAGGATCGGCCAGCCCATCATATCGAGGGAGGTCCAGCCGTGTATAGTGCTGCCCTCCGAAAAAATTTTCTCCCCTCTCTGGTCCGCCGCGTCGAGAATCGCTTGAGCCCCTCGCGTTGCTGTCTATATCATTATTTTGCATGGATTCTGTTCGAACAGCTGCCAAGGAAAGGGATAGCTCTTCTAGTTGTGCTCGAAACCCTTGCTGAATCAGATCCtgtgctttcttgtcctctatATACATTTTCATGAATGCATCCAATTGTTTTGAGATGGCCGAGTCACCCATTacaacctggctctgataccactttgtCAAGTTCTCTAGATAAGGATCGTGTAACGGGTCTCTTGCTAGCGGAAACCTGGAAATCCAGATTCCAATTAGTCTTGTTGGACTTTCGTCCTTGTCGACCTATTGTATGAACACGGGTGAGGCTCGATAGAGAGAACCTCGCGATCTCGGAATATTTGTTTATGCTGGAAAAAAAACGATGATCCTTTTATTCAACTTTGAATGAATATATATACAAAAGAGTCCTAGCTCCACCAAATCCCTGAAGATGATAACCAAATCCTATCCTAAAAATGAAAAGCTAACAAACCCGATCCTAAGAACCAAATCCTATCGAAAACAAATCAAACAGCTAAGGAAAAGATTCTAATCCCTGGGCTTAAATCGGCCGTGCGTGAATCTCTTGTAAATAAAATCTTTCGGCCTATCCTGTGGTGTTTGGCCTGCGGAAATGTTTGTGACAATATCCTTGTTAAATTTAAGAAATCAAGCAAATAATTTTTATCAGCTCTGTTCATGGGCTGGTCTGATGTAGATCTGGCTACACCCAGTTATGTTCGGTCTATCTAGTCCAGGTTGACTTGCCTTCTTGGTAATCTTTGTCTCGGTGTTAAATAACGTTTGTTACTCATGTTATGTTGTTGATGGCACATTTGCCAACATGTCAAGTTGTGGTCATTTAGTTGTATATTAGAAGACACAACCAAGGTTCTAAAATTTGCTAAGAGTTAGTCAGACGCTAGATCAGCGCCTGCCGCCTTGGCGGAGACTAGGCGCCGCTAGGCGGATTCCACGGTATTGACTTGATAAGATGAATATTGGTGTGTTAGGGCAAGTCAACAAATCACATTATTTGTTGTACTTTTGGTTCAAGAcctataaaaaaatttcttttcatttttaaattgaatttttaatttaaattaaaagcccaattttttcttttaaaaaaagtaatttttGGCCGCCTATGCCGATTTTTAGAACACTGTATGCAGCAGATTCAACACAATTAGAGCACTGAAAGTACTTAAAGAAATGTCAAATTTTCATGCTATTTAAACTGTTTG includes:
- the LOC140810595 gene encoding uncharacterized protein gives rise to the protein MTWNEFKEQCHLRFGPILRCTKLGELSKLRQTSSVEDYQKKFEHLMARTTNLSQEQLVELFISGLHEGIAAEVLIHLPLDLPRAMRLARLYDVRFGARFSNTTATTRRPTAQPPTGPFIRRLNRSEMEEHKAKGLCYNCDELYLLGHRCKRLFWIETVEDETHKDDQNPPFDEEEPVVSIHALTGPQGAQTMQIKGSISRKSLLVLIDSGSTHCFLDKPLAQSLGLSMETKSTLRDLVANGRRIPCAEICHNVVLRLGEHKFCIDFVIIPLGGFGAILGVNWLQLLGPIQWDFSKKCMQFLSQGQQVTLQGNAKNQPRSSGQLTTIQVQKDLDHDLHGLLLGFSAVFEEPSDLPPIRIFGHKIILEHGTSPIAVRPYRYAHSQKDEIERQCTNMLSKGFIRHSSSSFSSPVILVPKADKTWRFFSYTHHRGTIGRIIWRFFLYKTRFTSRVSPNSHGCRQHSLNSIPNTSWALRICGYAIRSHQRASYIPGSHELCVPSLSTEICSRIF